The sequence CCACAGTGTGATGGTAGTCCCAGGACAGGTTGGCGTTTGGTGGCTGCGGAACCAGCCCACTACAGTCCAACGGCTACAATTCCGAAACTCGACGCTGACACCGTCCCAGGCCGATATGCTCCAAACTGCTGTAACAACAATTTCAAGGAGTCGGAGTAAGCTCCCCTACACCCCACTGTTGGTCATCAAAGTATCGGAACTAATCTCATTCACCAGCGAATTTCGGACCATCACCTCCCAGATTACATCTCTACAGGAACAAGTCCATGGCATTTTATCGAGTTTGAACGAGCTGAGAGCCCAGAAGCCGACTTTTGAAGCAACGCCCGTCTTTGATGACATCGCTCAGCCGGTCTTTCCCACCTTGCCCGGCGCTGCGCCAAAGACCCAACCTCAACATCCGCGATTCCACGGTCCTACAAGTTCCGCGTTCAATTTTGATGTTGCCAAAAGTAGCTTGCAGAACATGGGCATCAACCCAGCCGACGACGGCATCGGCGACAATATGACGACCGCCCACGTCACGCCCGTGGGCTCTCCACCGCCTCCACGAATGAGCCAACTGGTCCCGACGATACATCCCACGAAAGATCCGATATGGACAATCCGCCGAGAAGAGGCCGTACGGCTATGTCAAGTCTACGAAGAAGAAATCGGAATGATGTATCCGGTGGTGGATATTAAGACCGTCATTGCCCAGGCCAATCTTTTGTACACGTTCATAGAAGCTGCCACGAGAACAGGGTTTGCCCAAAGAGGCTTACCAGGCTCGGATGGTCTTCATGATGACAACACCCTTTTGTTGAAACTGATCCTTGCCGTGACCTTGGTTGTGGAAGGGGGCGGTCGAAGTGACCTTGGTCAACGCCTATTTCTTTCTGTCAAGCCTGTCATTGAATCAAGATTATGGGAGCCTCATGACATCAAAACTATCAAGCTCTTTTGCTTTGTGGTGAGAAATAGCTCCTGAGAAtccatctcctcccctccttttgTCCGATTTTATGCTGATCATTCGAGTTACAGGCAACTTATCATTTCCACACCGACGATGACGCCATGGCGTATCGCATCATTGGCCTCGCAGCTCGGATGTGTTTGGAAATGGGTCTCCATCGCCGAGATGCCCTGATGAAATCTTTCCCCGACGAGAACCAGCGGAATGATGTGGTGCGGCTTTTCTGGTCCGTGTACAGCCTGGACCGTCGTTGGAGTCTGGGGACAGGATTACCATTTGTaattcaagatgaagatgtgGATTCAAACCTCCCAGAACCCGTACGTGCCGCCAGGGGCTGGTATTGCATTGCAACATTCACTTGCTGACAACCCTTCTCACAGGACTCATCCCTCCTTTATCTGAAATGCATGATCTCGTACAATCGCATCGGCTCCAAAATCTGGTACTCCGGATTGGGTTCTGAAGGTACGACGGACATCAGACGCGATAGTATCGGATATTTGGACTATCAGGTCCTGCAATGGTACAAGCAGGTCCCCGACGAATTGAAATTCTATCCGGTGGAGTCGCCCAAAGACGGAGAGCCTGCAAGCCGAGGACAGAGACGTCTGAGAGTCTTACTCTATCTGCGGATGAACCAATTACGAATTCTCATCTACCGACCGGTGCTACACTCCGCGGCGAGTATCTTGGAAGACCGCGGACATGCACAGACGGTCGTCGATGTGGCCAAAGACACCGTGCGAGTTTTGGCACGTCTCAACCAAATGTCCGACATTTACCGTACTCAGCAGATCACCTTCAACTATTTCCTCGTTGCTGCATTGGCAGTGCTGTTTCTTGCCGTATGTCACGCTCCCCACGACTTCAACCGACAGGTTCGAGATGAGTTCTACATGGCTTTGGACCTGGTGAACGGGTTCAGCACAAAGTCCTATGTTTCGAGGCGGCTCTGGAACACTATCAAGGGACTCCGCAAGATTGGGGAGAGATTGGGAGTCTTGGCTCGTCCCTTTGGCTCGGATGGAAACGATCCTCATTCCACGGCAGCCGTGGCGATGGCCGGGCTTGCGGGCCATCCCATCGAAGATTTGTCCATGTATGGGCAGATGAGTGGAGCCCAGGAGCTGGGCAACAGTCCATTAAATGGTCTCCAGATGTCACATGAGTTGACGAATATTTTCGAGGCGGTTGGGGCCTTTGGCCATTTTGCTCCGGATCATGGCGGCAGTGCCAACAGTATCAATGGGTtccatggtggtgatggtgacaTGCGTAACACAGGGGAAGGGCTTTCGGGTATTCTGGGaggcgaggaggaattttCTCGTGTTATTCGTGACCTATTCTAGGATGCCCGTCTCTTTCAGGTCTTGATGGTCCTTGTTGTTATGCTAGGTCTATGTCAAATGATACCATGATAATGCATGTTTCATGCTTATTCTTCCCTCAGGAGAAGGGATATGTCGTTCAGTCGATGAGGTCTCAAAGGTACTGAATTTTCTCAAGATTTGCACGTTGATTGCGCGACGCACGAAACCCACTACAGTAGTCTTGAGAAGGTGGTGAATCGCCAGTTCCTTCAGCACTCGCCTAGCGCCATCAAAACATCCGCATGTGAACGGCCGTTTAGCTTCACGTGACTATACGTCCCAACACTCACCAACCGTCGACTTGACCTCCCCGATCGGACGAAAATCTTCGCCTCACGAGCCTCTTCTACCAACCCTTTACTTTGTAGGTGTGCCCTTGACTACTCCCACCCTTGGCCCCGATCAGTCTGCAAATGAAGCTGACCAGCGGCTTGTGGGGCTAGACTGTGAGCTGTGTGTTCTCGACTTTGTTCGCACAACCTTCACCCCTCCCGCAAATTGCGATGACCGTTTAGCTTCCCCACCTAAACTCCAGCCTCGATCGcaccccctcttcccttctcgACTGGCCGGCCAAGCATCCTTTTGGCTAAATTGACGATTCAAATCAACATTGTTGTCACCACAAAGTGtcatcaattgcacattgaACCAAGCATTTGCTTGCTCCGACTGCACGTAGCCGTCGCTGATCCTTTTGACTGTCGTCTGTTCCGACCTGCCCAACCTCCCCGCCTCGCccaatttttttcccctcgtgTGACGAAGCGGCTTCGTCCTTGTCCAATTTTCCCGATTGTCTGTGGACAATCTCGGCAACGTGTCGAGAGAGACTGGTTCGGCGTTGGCCGACGGCCTGGACAGGCTGGATTTGAGTCAACTTTCTGAATCTACCCTTTCGTCGTCCGTGTCCGCCTCATTCGATATGTCGTCGTCAGAGGGCGCCCCGGAGTCGTGGATCTCCTCCTTTTGCTCGCTCATGGGCCATGAGTTCTTTGCAGAGGTCTCGGAGGATTTCATCGAGGATGATTTCAATCTGACTGGATTGCAGTCTCAAGTGCCCATGTACAAGGAGGCATTGGAGATGATTCTGGATGTGGAACcggaagatgatgaggaggaggaggaagaagaagaggaagaggaagatgaggacgagaTCCTGGGTGATGAGCGACCTCTGGCGTACCGGAGGGCCGGCGATCGTCGGCATACACGTGTGGCGAGCGACTTGAGTGTTATCGAGAGCTCTGCAGAGCTGCTGTATGGGTTGATCCACCAGCGATACATCACCTCGCGGCCTGGTATTCAACAGATGCTTGAAAAGTACGAAATGCAACACTTTGGAGTGTGTCCGCGCGTGAATTGCGGTGGGTGCAAGGTCCTCCCCGTGGGCCGATCCGACACTCCTGGCCAAGAAACCGTCAAGCTCTTCTGCCCAGGCTGTTTGGACATCTACACCCCACCCAACAGCCGGTTCCACTCTGTCGATGGTGCCTTTTTTGGCACCACCTTTGGATGTCTTTTCTTTATGACTTTCCCCGATCTCAGCGTCGGCCCACGCCTCGACGGTCCTCTGGCTGCTGCCGGTcgctcctcatccacaccTGCCAGCGCACAATTCCTCAACGAACCCCCCACCCCCGAAGAACAGCCGGCCGAGATCAACGGCATGCATACCTCCAACTTCTGTCCTGGTCTCGGGCGCGGAAAGATCTACGACCCAAAGATCTACGGATTCAAGGTTTCCGAGGTGTCGCGCGTCGGCCCGCGGATGAAGTGGCTTCGTATGAAGCCAAGGGATATCTTTGAGGTGGATGAAGCTCGCAATTACGAGCTCTATGCCGCGGAACGGGATCATGAAGTGAGGGAGAATGAGGCACGCGAACGTGAGGCTGACAATGATGGTGATATGGAAATGAATGCTGAACAATCACAAGAAGCGGCAATCGCGAATCGAAAAAAGGCCCCCATGCGCCGTCGACGACAGACGCCCAGCCAGACGGCTCCTTCGGACCAGATGAGCGTGCAGAGCACTGAGATTGGTTGAGCAGAGGGAATGGTGTTTTTGATGTCCAGGATTGGTGACTAAAGGTGTGTGCGTTGAATGTGATTCGGCATGGGACAATTGAGCGAGTATCCTTTGTGTTCTGGAGGATCGTGGCCCCTCGGTATGATTCTGTCTTCTGCGCAAAGTACGCGCTCGCGCATGTGGTCTCGACTGTTGAGTTTTCTAGGTGTGGGGGTTCTGGATGCAAGTATGTGTTTGTTCAAGCAAGCAGACGGAGTTTGATAACGATGATGACAgaccctttcttttttttcccctactCCTTACCTCTCCTTGCCGGTCGTCTCTTCTTGATTCCCTCGACTCCTAATATTTCCGGTTGAATGAGGAGGACGAcctgtgttttttttttgaaataTTCAGGTTGACTGGAAACGGAGTCTTGATTTTGAAAGCTGAAGATTTAAATTTGTTGGAAGGAAATCAACCGAATCTCACTTGCGGCAGATGAATACTTGATCATGAATCCTTTTCCACCCTAGTCCTCTTCCACATTACTCTCAGTCTATCCAAATCACGTGTCCACAGGACGATAGAAGGATTCTATGGCTTTAGCAGCGCGTGAAACCACTGGGAGCATAGCACAAGGCTTCGGAGTTATTGTCACTCTTAAATATCTTAACATCTGCTGCAAGGGACACAATCTGCCTGATCGGATGTCATACACACAAGATGAATGTGACCATTCGTTTTTTCCCGTGCAAGTCTCCTCCTTCCTGAATAAAGGTGACAATCCCAGGACTTGTTCTTGTCAACAACGCATAGCTCCCGGGAGATTTGATCTATTGTCATATCCGGTCATAGAAATCCTCAACGCCCCTTTTATCAACGCTTGCTTCCACCAGCTTTTCAATCTACTTCTGATTCAAGTTGAAGTGGTATTTCTTTGATGGTGAGCAATGCCGAGCTGGGATGCAGCCGAGTTTTCCCCGACCCCGTTTTTCGTCCGTGAAACTCCTATTTAAGCAGTGCCTAAGTACATATGAGTGGAGTTTTCTCGAGATAATGATTTACCATGTTCTCCAAGGACCTGGTATGTTGCATCTACACTGGGGTTTCTACCTAGGGGGTTTACTGCTACCGTTGCAATAATTCCGCTCTATTACTATCTGGACTCTACGCCGTACTACAGTTCATCCAGCGCCGACCCTCATGTGAAACGCAGATCACGGTATTAGCATACCATAGCATAGCAAAGGTACTGCAGGTGGCTACAACTTAAGGTCATTGGGCCCGATTACAAATCCTGAGTCATGGGCCCAGACCTTGTGCCTACCAAGTATCTCTCACAATATATCCAAACTCGAGCCTGACACGAGAATATCAACTCAATCAACATATGCATCCATCCAAATGCGCAATGAAAATTTTGAAACAAAAATATCACCTAAGTCGTGATCaagtaaaagaaaaaatgtCCCATAGAAAAAAAGGTACGTACAGTTGAAAAAAATCACTACTGCAGACCAGTGGAGGCAGTCCCTGCACGTCCTTTCGACTCCCAACTTTCTCCACCCTCACTTTAGTACCTCAAACGAGATCCTGCATCAATCACCATCATTGCCTTTCCAACGTTCATGcagaagagaacaaaaaacaTAATTCAAGCTTTGCTGCAGTCACGGAGTCGCCGACGGGAACTCTTGGCGTTCAACCTTGAACCCCTTGCACCCTGATCtccctttttgatttctggtTCTCGTGTTGATCCCCCCACTATCAAGACCATTACACTAGTACtcagatttcttttttgcaTCGTAATAAGATATAATAGAATGAAATAAACTTCTCATCTCAGTCCTCATCGTACCTGCCATAATTTTGATTCAAATCATACGCTTACACAcacagagaaagagagacacTCAACCACTCACCACCTACTACTAGGGCACAAAAATGAGGTGATCTTCTCGTATGGCGCAAAGTCGACCGGGgctgccaaaaaaaagacagaacCAAAAGTGCCAAAAATACCCTGCAGCGAGACTTTGCTGCCTCCCTCGCAGCAGATCTGCCGCTTGTCTCTTTCCTCGTGCATTAGCCGTGTCGTGATCTCGTGTGTGACtaccgggggggggggaagccGCTAACGGCGACGCCGATGCAAGTCTATAGACATTTTCGAGAAAGATACATTCTCATACCCTGAAAAATTCATGCTCACTAGTATGGATAGGTAGGGCTGAAGAATAGTGTGAGGTGGATGAGCGATGTGGAAAATGCAGATCTTGAATCATAGATCTGACAGTGCGATGCGGGTCCGTGGCTGGATGGGGACTGGAATGAAGAGAGACTTGATGAGgataggggggggggggggctagATTTTGACAGACTGGTTTTAGAAAGATATGAGATTGATTTATTGATTTATTgtactatttttcttttctttttttcctttgatATAGTTGATAGATTGCAGATCTTGGATCATCCCTAGCTAGCCTGGAGTGATCTTTGCGATGCGAGCATGTCTGGAAAGAAGGAAGTAATTTTTTGCCGGACCGGAACAGTTCAATATACGGCTCAGATTCTTCTCCAGGCCATATTTTGATCTTAGATATGTGTGTACTTGTGCACGGTTACGAGCTCATTTGGAAGCCAAAGAAAAGCACCTAGCATGTCTGCCCCCCTTTTGTCAACGGCCCTGCTATGTACTTGGGCTAAGAAGATGATGCTAAGGATAAATCAAATCGTGCTCCATTTCCCTAGACTAATGCGATATCTTGCCAAAAATGGTGTGGATTTCAGTTCAAACAGATAGACTCGATCAGACAACTGCGCCGAGTCGGGCCTAAATCCAGAGAGCGCAGATTGTAGTGTATGAAATGCTGGATTGCATTATTTTCGCGCGAAAATAGGAGAAGCAGTTGGTGCTATTTTACGAATCTGAACCTGCAAGGCTGTCAATATAGTCCCATCAGTGTTTAAGTAGTTCATGGAGCCTCGTCTTTGGAAAATGATTTGCTGAAAATGCTGTAGACGGTCGATTGTTGAGACTCGAGTATACACATTCACATCACAAGTGGATCTTGAGAAAATCTAGCAGAGTTGATAGAGGCAGTCCAATACACCAAAACTGAAGAGAGACAATTAATATACCCTAAGTTCTAGAATTGCCGTATTCAATCATATATAATCCTCTCCAGGCCTGTGCATTGCTTCTCTGGTGAGTCAAGCTTGGACACGATTCATCAGGTAGTACAAAGTCTGACGTACAGAATATGGCTCGATGCCATACTTTCATTTGATGCACTTGATGACTCTTCAGAGATCACACCGTGTGTTCTGGAGGTCAATGTCAATTAATTGTGTTCTCTGAACTGGACGAACTCTGCtagaagaaaagaccacAGTTTACCAGAAGTAAATGGGCAACTTTCACTCGAATTATATAAACAGGTAAGTCTTTTTAAATAGCAGATGATACCGTTACATAGAAACTCTTAAGCTTAAGGTTTCTGGTCAATATTTTACCTCAATAATGGCGCTTGCTATATTTTGCGATCCATGGACTTTGCATATCTCAAGCTACTTGCCTCTCCGCCTGGTAGTTTCAAGTGACACTTGCGTTGAATACTATTATGGCTTAGATATTTCCCGCTTCTAGTCAGATCTCTCTTATGATAGCCCAGGGCTAATCTAGTTTCATCTCGTAAAGGACTCAGCATGAAAAAACCTGGGAGCTTcaggggaaacaaaaagtgGTCAATCCAGCCTTGAGCAATATTGCCGCTCGCAGTATTTAAGCGGCTTTTTGTGTAGACACAATCATGTCATAAGGATCATGCTTTCGAAAATACTCATATAGCATTGGATTTGAATAATCTAAATCAAAGACCATACTAAGAATGCATGTAGCTTCAAATCCCACTGTTCAATCATGTGAGAATTCCACAGATAAATCATGCCTCGGTGCAATTTACAAACTGCTCCCCTAGAATTATAGACGAATATGAGCTGTTCATTGAACTTGCAGTTCACGCCTAGAATCTCGTCATCATGGCATAGCCTCAAAGTCGCCAATTTAACAGAAAGAATCCCAACACAATTCATTTTCGCAAATGAGCAACTCACAAGATGAAAGTTTGAAAACGATCTTGCTTGGGATATTCTTAAATCCAAAAGCAAGGGAGACCCATTTAAAGGTTTCCTCGAGGAGCACACCGCGTCCCATGTGGTTGATCAGGACCAGGACCTGAGAAAATCATGCAGCTCCGAGAGAAAGCTCCCAATTTTCCCACCATTCACGGTCCATCTCAAGCTTGGTTCCCAGGCTCGGGGCATCGATATGTTCAAAACCTTGCGAGATTTTCGAGTCTTAATGAGGATTGGGAAGCTTGCAAGCCACGTTCAAGGTGGATATATTTCAGAGTACAAACATGCGGAAGCTCTCGAGAGTGCAACACGAGTATACGCGAACGAAACCTCACTATGACCCCAATTATGGATGATTACAAATGTTCCAATAGCGCGAATGTTTAAATTGACGAAGTGCAAAACATCAACATATCTTGTGAGGGACGACAATCAAGTCATGATTAATCAACCGTCCCCGCAAACCCAGGAGAGATCCCTCTCGATTCAACGTACACAGACGCTTTTTCTCCGAGCATCATTTTGTCTGGTCGACTTTGAACTGTCTCTTTCATCACCTCCACCCCCCAACTATATAAACCACACACATAAAGAGCGCCATTTTCGACAGCCAAGAGTTCGTCAAATAAGGTTCCGAGTTTGGACCCCCTCGCTTAGGTGAATAGGTGTCGAACGATGGACCCTCTGCTTGTGTTCGGTGAAGATTCAGCGAGATCG comes from Penicillium oxalicum strain HP7-1 chromosome I, whole genome shotgun sequence and encodes:
- a CDS encoding Casein kinase II subunit beta-1, which gives rise to MSSSEGAPESWISSFCSLMGHEFFAEVSEDFIEDDFNLTGLQSQVPMYKEALEMILDVEPEDDEEEEEEEEEEEDEDEILGDERPLAYRRAGDRRHTRVASDLSVIESSAELLYGLIHQRYITSRPGIQQMLEKYEMQHFGVCPRVNCGGCKVLPVGRSDTPGQETVKLFCPGCLDIYTPPNSRFHSVDGAFFGTTFGCLFFMTFPDLSVGPRLDGPLAAAGRSSSTPASAQFLNEPPTPEEQPAEINGMHTSNFCPGLGRGKIYDPKIYGFKVSEVSRVGPRMKWLRMKPRDIFEVDEARNYELYAAERDHEVRENEAREREADNDGDMEMNAEQSQEAAIANRKKAPMRRRRQTPSQTAPSDQMSVQSTEIG